In Rickettsiales bacterium, the sequence CCGACCATTAAGAATGATTGGGCTTATAAATGAATTAATTTTCTATGTCAATTTTTTAGTTTTTTAAGATTTGTTGCAAAATTATAATTTTTTTGAAAAACTTGCTAATTTCCTTATGAAATAGTTAGTGATTGGTTTTATTTTGGCCTTTAATGTTTAGAATTTAAGCAAGTTAAATTAAATTTTTTGTGCTTTGGCTGATTAAAAATGTCTGAACCTAATCTTAAAGATTCCATAAAAGAAATGCTAGAAGAGCAGAAGCGTCTTCTGCAACAAAAAAAGACCGCTGAGCCTCAAGAAGAAGTTGTTCTATCTGACTCAACTGATATTATTAAGAATGACCATGACGCTCTAGATCTAGAATCAAAGGAAAAGTTGAGCAGAAAGCCAATAGGGCAAAAATTAATTGAAAAAAACCTTCTCACTCAAGATCAGCTTGAGATTGCTCTCAAAATTCAAAGAGAGCAGAAAAAAGGCGTAATGCTTGGCCAGATAATGGTTGAAATGGGCTTGATTACTGAGAATACCCTTGCAGAAATTCTTGCAGAAGAATCAGGCGTTAGAAGGTTTGATATTAAAAAATCTATTATTGATCCATCACTTGTAAAGCAAGTTCCAAAAGAAATAGCGGTTAGATACAAAGCAATTCCAGTGCTAATGGAAGAGGGCAATATTTATGTTGCTATGACCGATGTTTTTAATGTTCTAGCACTTGATAGAATAAGAAGGTATTTTCCTAAAAGGTTCAAGCTAACACCAACGCATTCAAGCGAAAAAGACCTCAATGATTTAATAAATAATTACTACGATTATGAGCTTTCAATTGATGGAATTTTAAGAGAGATTGAGGCTTTAAGTAATGAAGATGCAAAAGTATTAACTCAAACTGCTAATCAACAAGATGGATATATAAATCCAACCGTTCGCTTGATTGATGCGTTATTGGTTGATGCAATTCAAAGAGGGGCTTCGGATTTGCATTTTGAGCCAGAGGGGCAGTTTATACGCCTAAGATATAGGGTTGATGGTTCGCTTCGTTTAATAAGGTCTTTTCATAGAGATTACTGGGCGGCGATTGTTGTTCGTATCAAGATTATGTCTGAGATGAATATTACTGAAACAAGAAACCCGCAAGATGGAAGAATTACAATGAATGTTCTCGGTAGAGAGGTTTCTTTTAGGGTTGCAACTCAGCCAACTATTCACGGCGAAAATATTGTAATGCGTATCTTAGATAAGCAGAAGGCTTTGCTTCCGCTAGAGCAACTTGGCTTTAGCCCTAGGAATGTTAAAATTCTTCAAAAAGCACTAAAAAGACCAGAGGGCGTAATTATTGTAACTGGCCCAACTGGTTCTGGAAAATCAACAACTCTATATTCAATACTAAGCCATATTAACAAAATGGATGTTAATATAATGACGCTTGAGGACCCAGTTGAATATTCTTTGCCAATAATTAGGCAGTCAAATATTAGAGAAAATAGCGGTATGGATTTTGCTTCTGGCGTGAAATCATTACTTAGGCAAGATCCGGATATAATTTTCGTGGGTGAGGTTCGTGATGAGGCAACTGCTTCAATGGCAATTCGTGCCGCAATGACTGGTCACCAAGTTTATACATCGCTTCACACTAATGATGCAATAGGTGCAATACCAAGGCTTATAGATATAGGTGTTACACCAAGAATTTTAACTGGAAGTATAATTGCAATAGTTGCACAAAGGCTTGCAAGAAAATTATGCGGTCACTGCAAAAAAGAGAGGCCAGCCAATGAATTTGAATGTAAGGTTCTTCTAAAAGACCCTGAAAATCCACCGATGGTTTTTGAGCATGTAGGTTGTGAGAAATGTGATTATACTGGTTATAAAGGCAGGCTTGCAATTTCAGAAATTCTATTGGTGGATGATAAAATCGATGAATTAATTTACGAAGCTGCCAGTAAAGTAAAATTTTATGAAGCTGCTAAAACTTCTGAGTTTATTCCAATGTCTGATGATGGGGTTGATAAGGTTCTACAGGGGATTACGGATGTTGATGAGTTAATTTCAACAATTGATATGACAAAAAGATTTTAGATTATTTTTATGCCTTTATATAGTTATTTTGCAATTTCAAAAGATGGTAAAGAAAATCGTGGTAAAATGACCGCAAACAATGTTCTTGATTTAGAAGCAAGAATAAAAGAGTTGGATTGCGACTTAGTTGATTATAAATTAGTTAAAGAAAAAAAAGCTGGTATTGGTGCAAAAGTAAAGCCTAAAGATATGATAATGCTTTGCGTTCATATGGAGGAGCTTGAAAGAGCAGGCGTGCCAATTCTAGATTCCCTTATTGATTTGCGTGATAGCATTGATAACCCTAGAATGAGAGATTTATTATCTGATTTATGTCAATATATTAAGGGGGGCGAAAAGCTTTCTAGTGCATTGTCAAAAAGAAAAGATGTTTTTGATGAGTTATTTATTAGCCTTGTTTCCGCGGGCGAGGAAACTGGTAATCTTGCGGATATTTTTGGTCAACTTTCAAAACATATTAAATGGACTAACGACTTTAGAAGAAAAGTAAAAAAAGCAATTACCTATCCAATTGTTCTAATTGTTGTAATGACGATTGTAATTAGCTTAATGATGTTATTTGTTGTGCCACAATTAGTAGATTTCTTACAAAAGCAGGGTTTTGATTTACCATTCCATACAAGGGCTTTAATAGCAACCTCAAATTTCTTTGCCGATTATTGGTGGGTTATTATTTTTGGAATTCCCGCCCAAATTACTATTCTAATTTTACTATATAAAAGACATGAACCTTTTAGAAAGGGAGTAGATAGGGTTCTTCTAAAAGTTCCGGGCATAGGCCCTGTAATTCAAAAAGTTAACATCGCAAGATTTGTAAAGTTTTTCTCTATAACTTTTAATAGCGGATTAGGTGTTCTTGAATCACTTGATATTTCTGGAAGGGTTGTAACGAATAGGGTTCTTAAAGAATCTATTGAAGCTATAAAGCAAAATATTTCTGAAGGCGTTAGAATTACTGAAGCCCTTGCGGAAAATGGAAGCTTTCCCAGTTTAGTAGTTAGAATGTTCAAAGTTGGTGAGGATAGCGGAAATATGGAGCGATCCCTTGCAAATATAAATTATTTTTATGAAAGAGAAATTGATGACGCTGTAGAAGCTATGGTTGCAATGATACAACCAACTTTGCTAGTTGTAATGGGAAGCACATTAATGTGGGTAATTGCAGCTGTATTTGGTCCTGTTTATTCTAGCTTCAGTAAGATGAAGTTTTAGAAAATAATTTTTTACAAAAAATATTTATTCTATTAAACTAATTAAATGAAAAATTTGTTAAAAAAAACTGGTAGTATAATTATTTCACTTGGTGATGAGGGTGCTATTTTAACCTGCTTTTCAGGAGATTTTTTAGAAAATAGAATATTTACTTCCTCTCCTTTTTCTTCTGATGTAAGCCAGTTTTTTTTAGGTAAAGAGGGCTATAAAGTTTATATTCTTCTTGATACAATTGACCAAAACTTCATTTTTGCGAATTTACCCCCAGTAGGCAAAGCTAACATTAAAAAAATAATCCAGAGGAAGCTTAAAACTGAATTTGATCCCTCGGATCTAAATAGTTATATGGAGCTTGGAAAAGAAGAAACAAAAACTAGAAAAGATATAAAATATGTTTTTGTTTCTATAAGAAATTCTTCACCTCTTTCGGAGTGGCTAGAATTTGTAGAAACAATACCAAATGTTTTTGTAGGAATTTATTTACTTCCAATTGAAGCTGAAGATTTATTAATTAAACTTAAATCTCTAAAAAAAGTTAGTAAAAAATCAAATGATGATTGGGATATTTTAATATCTCAAAATAGAGTAGGGGGCTTTAGACAGGTAGTATTTAAGGGGGGGAAAATCATTTTTACCCGCATTTCGCAATCTCTCAGTATTCAAAGCCCAGATTCTGTTGGGGTTAATATTAGCCAAGAAGCCCTAAATACCTTAGAATATATTAGAAGAATAGGATACACGGATCAAAAAATTTCTTTCTTTATAATTTCAGCAAAAGATTCGGCACCTTATATTGATATAGTAGGTATCAATAAGCAAGATGTTCATCATCTTTCGCCTTATGAAATTTCTCAGGCTTCTCCGGTAAAAAATTCTGCTTTAGAAAATGACAAATTTGGCGATGTAGTTTTAGCAGCGAATTTTGTAGTAAGCAAAAAAAAGCTTCTCAAACTTGAAACAAAAGAGATGAAATCAAATTCTGATTTTCTTTTAGTTAGAGCTATGGTTAATCTTATTTTGAATGGAATTATAATTTTTTTACCAATTTTAACAGCTTATCTTTTTTATTCAGCATATAATAATTCAATTGAAGCTGAAAATATCAATAATAGGATATCTACATTACAAATGGATTTAGCAAATGTAAAAGATTTTGAGGCGGAGAATAAGATTAATCCTACTATTCTTGGGGATATGATAAGGGTTAATAACTCCATTAAAGAGATGGAAAATACAGAGTTTATAGACTTGCTTAAAATGTTTAGAAAAGTTAGTATGAAGCATTTGGCAATAATATCTTATACTCTTGAAACTAAAGATTCTGCATACACATTGGTTTTTAGAGGAAATCTTGTCTATAATAAAAAGGATATCTCTGATATTTTCTTTAAGGCTAATAAATATTCTAAATTACTTAAAAAAGAGTTTGAAGGGCTAGAATTAAAAATAGATAATTTACCTTCTGAAAAAAGCTTAAAACTTGGAACCACAACTCAATCTTCTTTAGGTGGAGACCCAGTTATAACAATTACTATAAGTGCAACTAAAGGGCAGCTTAAACAAATTCTAGAACAAAGAAAACAAATGATGCAGAATCAGCAAGCCCCTCAAAGCCCTGATTTGCCTCCAATTCCGCAAAACCCTAATCAATTTTAATTTTTAGATGAAAATTTCAGAACTAAAGAAATCATTTAAAGTTAGTGCCATTAGGAAGGCTATAATTTCTGCTGCGATGTTAGTTTTTTTAATTGCAGCTTATTATTATGAAAGCTCAACTTTAGAGTCTCTAACAACTATTCAAAGCACATATACTAATATAGAATCAGAACTAAATTCAAAGAATTTTATTTATAATGAAGCTCAGGCAAATCTTAAGGATTACCTATTAATCCCTAAGAGTAAAATGCCAAGCGATAAACAATATAACTTAGGATATTTAAGGCTTAGAGATTTAGTTCCTGCAATAAAAAAATTAAAGGATTTATATTTCTTTAAGTCTCTAGA encodes:
- a CDS encoding ATPase, T2SS/T4P/T4SS family yields the protein MSEPNLKDSIKEMLEEQKRLLQQKKTAEPQEEVVLSDSTDIIKNDHDALDLESKEKLSRKPIGQKLIEKNLLTQDQLEIALKIQREQKKGVMLGQIMVEMGLITENTLAEILAEESGVRRFDIKKSIIDPSLVKQVPKEIAVRYKAIPVLMEEGNIYVAMTDVFNVLALDRIRRYFPKRFKLTPTHSSEKDLNDLINNYYDYELSIDGILREIEALSNEDAKVLTQTANQQDGYINPTVRLIDALLVDAIQRGASDLHFEPEGQFIRLRYRVDGSLRLIRSFHRDYWAAIVVRIKIMSEMNITETRNPQDGRITMNVLGREVSFRVATQPTIHGENIVMRILDKQKALLPLEQLGFSPRNVKILQKALKRPEGVIIVTGPTGSGKSTTLYSILSHINKMDVNIMTLEDPVEYSLPIIRQSNIRENSGMDFASGVKSLLRQDPDIIFVGEVRDEATASMAIRAAMTGHQVYTSLHTNDAIGAIPRLIDIGVTPRILTGSIIAIVAQRLARKLCGHCKKERPANEFECKVLLKDPENPPMVFEHVGCEKCDYTGYKGRLAISEILLVDDKIDELIYEAASKVKFYEAAKTSEFIPMSDDGVDKVLQGITDVDELISTIDMTKRF
- a CDS encoding type II secretion system F family protein translates to MPLYSYFAISKDGKENRGKMTANNVLDLEARIKELDCDLVDYKLVKEKKAGIGAKVKPKDMIMLCVHMEELERAGVPILDSLIDLRDSIDNPRMRDLLSDLCQYIKGGEKLSSALSKRKDVFDELFISLVSAGEETGNLADIFGQLSKHIKWTNDFRRKVKKAITYPIVLIVVMTIVISLMMLFVVPQLVDFLQKQGFDLPFHTRALIATSNFFADYWWVIIFGIPAQITILILLYKRHEPFRKGVDRVLLKVPGIGPVIQKVNIARFVKFFSITFNSGLGVLESLDISGRVVTNRVLKESIEAIKQNISEGVRITEALAENGSFPSLVVRMFKVGEDSGNMERSLANINYFYEREIDDAVEAMVAMIQPTLLVVMGSTLMWVIAAVFGPVYSSFSKMKF